The Deinococcus budaensis genome includes a window with the following:
- a CDS encoding allantoate amidohydrolase: protein MTPSRAAAEPAWADLAGRTLACCADLAACTEVPGQITRTFLCAPVHDAHARLDTWAAALGLQTREDAAGNWRATRRSAHPAARTLVVGSHLDTVPNAGPYDGVLGVVLGLALMDALQGTPLPYHVELVGFSEEEGVRFGVPFIGSRALIGTADELMGVTDAGGRTVAQAIADYGLDVNTLAEAELKEEVLGYLEMHIEQGPVLEAEGRSLGLVEAIAGQSRLNLTFTGKANHAGTTPMGLRRDALTGASAFVLAAETLARNTPGLVATVGSLTALPGASNVIPGAVHLTLDIRHARDEVRLGALDQLLTRAGQIAEERGLTLTHELRMEEHATPMDPALTALLGEAMSAEGHAATPMVSGAGHDAMLVGQVWPAAMLFLRSPGGLSHHPDEAVLEEDVEAALRMGTRFLHLLAEREEAR, encoded by the coding sequence ATGACCCCTTCCCGAGCCGCCGCCGAACCCGCCTGGGCCGACCTGGCCGGACGGACCCTGGCCTGCTGCGCGGACCTCGCCGCGTGCACCGAGGTCCCCGGGCAGATCACCCGCACCTTCCTGTGCGCGCCCGTGCACGACGCCCACGCGCGGCTGGACACCTGGGCCGCCGCCCTGGGGTTGCAGACCCGCGAGGACGCCGCCGGAAACTGGCGCGCGACCCGCCGCAGCGCGCACCCCGCAGCGCGCACCCTGGTGGTCGGCTCGCACCTGGACACCGTGCCGAACGCCGGACCCTACGACGGCGTGCTGGGGGTGGTGCTGGGCCTGGCCCTGATGGACGCCTTGCAGGGCACCCCCCTCCCCTACCACGTCGAGCTGGTCGGCTTCAGCGAGGAGGAGGGCGTGCGCTTCGGCGTGCCCTTTATCGGCAGCCGGGCGCTGATCGGCACGGCGGACGAGCTGATGGGCGTGACGGACGCGGGGGGCCGGACCGTCGCGCAGGCCATCGCCGACTACGGGCTGGACGTGAACACGCTGGCGGAGGCAGAACTCAAGGAAGAAGTGCTGGGATACCTGGAGATGCACATCGAGCAGGGGCCAGTCTTAGAAGCGGAGGGGAGGTCGCTCGGGCTGGTCGAGGCCATCGCCGGACAGTCGCGCCTGAACCTGACCTTCACGGGGAAGGCCAACCACGCGGGCACCACGCCGATGGGGCTGCGCCGTGACGCGCTGACCGGCGCGAGTGCGTTCGTCCTCGCCGCCGAGACCCTCGCCCGGAACACGCCCGGTTTGGTTGCCACCGTCGGCTCTCTGACCGCGCTGCCGGGGGCGAGCAACGTGATTCCCGGTGCAGTCCACCTCACCCTGGACATCCGCCACGCCCGGGACGAGGTGCGGCTGGGCGCGCTGGATCAGCTTCTGACGCGGGCCGGGCAGATCGCGGAGGAACGTGGCCTCACCCTCACCCACGAATTGCGGATGGAGGAGCACGCCACCCCGATGGACCCCGCCCTCACCGCCCTGCTCGGGGAGGCGATGAGCGCCGAGGGCCACGCTGCCACGCCGATGGTCAGCGGCGCCGGGCACGACGCCATGCTGGTGGGGCAGGTGTGGCCCGCCGCGATGCTCTTTCTGCGCAGCCCCGGCGGCCTGAGTCACCACCCCGACGAGGCCGTGCTGGAGGAGGACGTGGAGGCCGCCCTGCGCATGGGCACCCGTTTCCTGCATCTCCTGGCCGAGCGCGAGGAGGCCCGCTGA
- a CDS encoding allantoinase: MYDLLIRGGHVVGEDGVTVADLGVVEGRIVDVAPELAEEAREELDARGLHVFPGVVDVHVHFNEPGRTDWEGIATGSRALVGGGGTAFADMPLNSSPPVLDRATFGAKRQAAQRESYADFALWGGLTPRNLDRLPELAEAGAVGFKAFMSHSGLEEFEASDDYTLYEGMRWARDLGRIVALHAESDSITAGLSARLRAEGGRGVRDYLRSRPAIAEVEAVGRALLLAEETGARLHLVHLSTGRAVTLAAEARARGVDVSVETCPHYLCFTGEDMERLGAVLKCAPPLRDRAEVDALWDAIRAGTIHTVGSDHSPSTLDLKERDDFFEVWGGIGGVQSTLAALLTEGRARGVTLPHITRLLARTPAERFGLAGKGALEPGFDADLVLVDLDAEWVHTQGDLHTRWKYSPYLGRTFRGRVRRTLLRGQTVYLDGTFPHPPQGRFLRPAAPTSQEVTP, encoded by the coding sequence ATGTACGACCTGTTGATTCGAGGCGGTCACGTCGTCGGTGAGGATGGCGTCACGGTCGCCGACCTGGGTGTGGTGGAGGGCCGGATCGTGGACGTGGCTCCGGAGCTGGCGGAGGAAGCCCGCGAGGAGCTGGACGCGCGGGGCTTGCACGTCTTCCCCGGCGTGGTTGACGTACACGTCCATTTCAACGAGCCGGGCCGCACCGACTGGGAGGGGATTGCCACCGGCAGCCGCGCCCTGGTCGGGGGGGGGGGGACGGCCTTCGCCGACATGCCCCTCAACAGCTCCCCGCCCGTGCTCGACCGCGCGACCTTCGGGGCCAAGCGGCAGGCGGCCCAGCGCGAGTCATACGCAGACTTCGCCCTCTGGGGTGGCCTCACCCCCCGCAACCTGGACCGGCTGCCTGAACTCGCAGAAGCGGGCGCTGTCGGCTTCAAGGCGTTCATGAGTCACAGCGGCCTGGAGGAATTCGAGGCGTCCGACGACTACACCCTTTACGAGGGCATGAGGTGGGCGCGCGACCTGGGCCGCATCGTCGCCCTGCACGCGGAGAGCGACTCGATCACCGCTGGCCTCTCCGCGCGCCTCCGGGCGGAGGGGGGCCGGGGGGTGCGCGACTACCTCCGCAGCCGCCCCGCCATCGCGGAGGTCGAGGCGGTGGGCCGCGCCCTGCTGCTCGCGGAGGAGACGGGCGCACGGCTGCACCTCGTCCACCTCTCGACCGGGCGGGCCGTGACCCTGGCCGCCGAGGCGAGGGCACGCGGGGTGGACGTGAGCGTGGAAACCTGCCCGCACTACCTCTGCTTCACCGGGGAGGACATGGAGCGCCTGGGCGCCGTCCTGAAGTGCGCGCCGCCCCTGCGGGACCGGGCCGAGGTGGACGCGCTGTGGGACGCCATCCGGGCCGGGACCATCCACACCGTCGGCTCCGACCACTCGCCCAGCACCCTCGACCTCAAGGAGCGGGACGACTTCTTCGAGGTGTGGGGCGGCATCGGCGGGGTGCAGTCCACCCTCGCGGCCCTGCTCACCGAGGGGCGGGCGCGCGGCGTGACTCTCCCCCACATCACCCGCCTGCTCGCCCGCACGCCCGCCGAACGCTTCGGCCTCGCCGGGAAGGGCGCGTTGGAACCCGGCTTCGACGCCGACCTCGTGCTCGTGGACCTGGACGCCGAGTGGGTCCACACACAGGGCGACCTGCACACCCGCTGGAAGTACAGCCCCTATCTGGGGCGCACCTTCCGGGGCCGGGTGCGCCGCACCCTGCTGCGCGGGCAGACCGTGTATCTGGACGGCACCTTCCCCCATCCCCCCCAGGGCCGCTTCCTGCGTCCTGCCGCCCCCACTTCCCAGGAGGTCACCCCTTGA
- the allE gene encoding (S)-ureidoglycine aminohydrolase, whose amino-acid sequence MTLKQLGQTRSVVAPEFALLTPETFIRTTVAEWRNTACMVHIAPVIGQGARFTQFTAEMGPGAEASAPPREIQRFVFVLDGEVELRVNGETHRLGEYDYAYLPAGTDHTLRAEQAARVSVFEKRFHPQLEGLPAPQIFLGNERQVPGSEFEGDPGLIARKLLPDEAQFDFIVTTMSYAPGATLPYVEIHYMEHGLLMLEGEGIYRLGERFLPVTQGDVIWMGAHCPQWYGALGKTWSKYLLYKDMNRHPLDIR is encoded by the coding sequence TTGACCCTCAAACAGCTTGGCCAGACCCGCAGCGTCGTCGCGCCCGAATTCGCGCTGCTCACGCCCGAGACCTTCATCCGGACCACCGTCGCCGAGTGGCGGAACACGGCCTGCATGGTTCACATCGCCCCGGTGATCGGCCAGGGCGCGCGCTTCACCCAGTTTACGGCAGAGATGGGACCCGGCGCGGAGGCGAGCGCGCCACCAAGGGAGATCCAGCGCTTCGTCTTTGTACTGGACGGCGAGGTCGAGTTGCGGGTAAACGGCGAGACGCACCGCCTGGGCGAGTACGACTATGCCTACCTGCCCGCCGGGACCGACCATACCCTGCGCGCCGAGCAGGCCGCCCGCGTCTCCGTCTTCGAGAAACGCTTTCACCCCCAGCTTGAGGGGCTGCCTGCGCCACAGATTTTCCTGGGGAATGAGCGCCAGGTGCCCGGCAGCGAGTTCGAGGGCGACCCCGGATTGATCGCCCGCAAGCTCCTCCCCGATGAAGCCCAGTTCGACTTCATCGTGACCACCATGAGCTACGCGCCGGGCGCCACCCTCCCCTACGTCGAGATTCACTACATGGAACACGGCCTGCTGATGCTGGAGGGCGAGGGCATCTACCGCCTGGGCGAGCGCTTCCTGCCGGTCACGCAGGGCGACGTGATCTGGATGGGCGCGCACTGCCCGCAGTGGTACGGGGCGCTGGGCAAGACATGGAGCAAGTACCTGCTCTACAAGGACATGAACCGTCACCCGCTCGACATCCGGTAA
- a CDS encoding NAD-dependent malic enzyme, whose product MTTTEDRLPLTTHYDVRRDAAGHRYLEPFVKGFDLTRIPLLNKGTAFTHEERAALGLDGLIAPQVDALETLVDRLYRDYVRVQDPLDKHVFLRNLQDRNEVLFYALLSTHVEEMLPVVYTPTVGLAVQQFSKIYRVPRGLMLSTDNIDRAEQALANVPLNDVRIIVATDSSAILGIGDQGFGGMGISIGKLSLYVVAGGVGPDKTLPVELDVGTNRQDLLDDPDYLGVHHQRLTGDEYLAFVDRFVEATRKRYPKAIIQWEDFSRDAAFTVLERYRKVVPSFNDDIQGTGAVVLAGVLNACRLKGERLRDQRIVLHGAGAGGIGVTDALRRGLMRDGLTDEEARARLFVLDQTGLLLSDRELEGYKRTYAHDPATLGFTYAGRAPTLLETVQGAGATVLVGLSGVAGAFDEAVVRAVHANAAQPVVFPLSNPTANCEALPADVLRWTGGAALVSTGSPFAPVELNGRTYPIGQGNNAFIFPGLGFGAILAGAREITDEMVLEGAYALADYTARTHPDRLYPPVSDLPAASVEVAARVIRQTLRDGVAQEQELDGLDDAALTDLVRAKFWTPKYLPFRAPQGGRA is encoded by the coding sequence ATGACCACCACCGAGGACCGCCTGCCGCTCACCACCCACTACGACGTGCGCCGCGACGCCGCCGGACACCGCTACCTCGAACCTTTCGTGAAGGGCTTCGACCTTACCCGGATTCCGCTGCTGAACAAGGGGACGGCCTTTACCCACGAGGAGCGCGCGGCGCTGGGCCTGGACGGGCTGATCGCGCCGCAGGTGGACGCGCTGGAGACGCTGGTGGACCGCCTCTACCGCGACTACGTGAGGGTGCAGGATCCGCTCGACAAACACGTCTTCCTGCGAAACCTGCAAGACCGCAACGAGGTGCTGTTCTACGCGCTGCTCTCCACGCACGTCGAGGAGATGCTGCCGGTCGTGTACACGCCGACCGTGGGCCTGGCGGTGCAGCAGTTCAGCAAGATCTACCGGGTGCCGCGCGGCCTGATGCTCTCGACCGACAACATTGACCGGGCGGAACAGGCGCTGGCGAACGTGCCCCTCAACGACGTGCGGATCATCGTGGCGACCGATTCGAGCGCCATTCTCGGGATCGGGGACCAGGGCTTCGGGGGCATGGGCATCTCCATCGGGAAGCTCAGCCTGTACGTCGTCGCGGGCGGGGTGGGGCCGGACAAGACCCTGCCCGTCGAGCTGGACGTGGGCACGAACCGCCAGGACCTGCTCGACGACCCGGACTACCTGGGGGTGCACCACCAGCGGCTCACGGGGGACGAGTACCTGGCGTTCGTGGACCGCTTCGTGGAGGCGACCCGCAAGCGGTATCCCAAGGCGATCATCCAGTGGGAGGACTTCTCGCGCGACGCGGCCTTCACCGTGCTGGAGCGCTACCGCAAGGTCGTGCCGAGCTTCAACGACGACATCCAGGGGACGGGCGCGGTGGTGCTCGCGGGCGTGCTGAACGCCTGTCGCCTCAAGGGGGAGCGGCTGCGCGACCAGCGCATCGTGCTGCACGGGGCGGGCGCGGGCGGGATCGGGGTCACGGACGCCCTCCGAAGGGGCCTGATGCGGGACGGCCTCACGGACGAGGAGGCGCGCGCCCGGCTGTTCGTGCTCGACCAGACGGGACTCCTGCTGAGCGACCGCGAACTGGAAGGCTACAAGCGGACCTACGCGCACGATCCGGCCACCCTGGGCTTCACGTACGCGGGCCGCGCGCCGACCCTGCTCGAAACCGTGCAGGGCGCGGGGGCGACCGTCCTGGTGGGCCTCTCGGGCGTGGCGGGAGCCTTTGACGAGGCCGTGGTGCGGGCCGTTCACGCCAATGCGGCGCAGCCGGTCGTCTTTCCGCTGTCCAACCCCACCGCCAACTGCGAGGCGCTGCCCGCTGACGTGCTGCGCTGGACGGGGGGCGCGGCGCTGGTCTCCACCGGCAGTCCTTTCGCCCCGGTGGAGCTGAACGGGCGGACGTATCCCATCGGGCAGGGCAACAATGCCTTCATCTTCCCCGGGCTGGGCTTCGGGGCGATCCTGGCGGGGGCGCGCGAGATCACCGACGAGATGGTGCTGGAAGGCGCCTACGCCCTGGCCGACTACACCGCCCGCACCCATCCGGACCGGCTCTACCCGCCGGTCTCCGACCTGCCCGCCGCCAGCGTGGAGGTCGCCGCGCGCGTGATCCGGCAGACGCTGCGCGACGGCGTGGCGCAGGAACAGGAACTGGACGGCCTGGACGACGCGGCCCTGACCGATCTGGTGCGCGCGAAGTTCTGGACGCCGAAGTACCTGCCCTTCCGCGCGCCCCAGGGAGGCCGGGCATGA
- a CDS encoding universal stress protein, translating to MPLRILVPLETLEASQPALEAAREFFPDAALHLLHVVIPGEVPLRTAAFPAGPGEEAEAQVDRSLQARLEALGSGETLQVGDPAAEILERARSGAFDLIVLSPSGKRGLQRFLLGSVAQRVIRESPIPVMSVRRLRGGETR from the coding sequence ATGCCCCTACGAATCCTGGTCCCCCTCGAAACCCTCGAAGCGAGCCAACCGGCGTTGGAGGCTGCCCGGGAGTTTTTCCCGGATGCGGCGCTGCACCTCCTGCACGTGGTCATTCCCGGCGAGGTCCCGTTGCGCACGGCCGCCTTTCCGGCCGGGCCGGGCGAGGAGGCCGAGGCGCAGGTGGACCGCAGCCTCCAGGCCCGGCTGGAGGCCCTGGGCAGCGGCGAGACCTTGCAGGTCGGCGACCCGGCGGCCGAGATTCTGGAACGGGCGCGGAGCGGGGCCTTCGATCTGATTGTCCTGTCTCCTTCCGGGAAACGCGGCCTGCAACGCTTCTTGCTGGGGTCCGTCGCTCAGCGTGTGATCCGCGAGTCGCCCATCCCGGTCATGAGTGTGCGGCGGCTGCGCGGCGGGGAGACCCGTTGA
- a CDS encoding DUF421 domain-containing protein, with product MSLPGEAGFQAFDWPRLLLGEGASGLLLLELVFRTGVIFLWLLFLLRVTGKRGLAQLSPLEFAIVIALGSAAGDPMLYTEVPLLQAMLVLAAVVGLQRGVSRLMNRSRKLETFVDGVPMELMRDGVILDGALRRSQLSQEDLFERLRPEGVEQLGQVRRVYLEQGGHLSVFLLPESQVRPGLPIVPPWDLQPPPPVPAGFRGPVACRHCGQVETGAGPVCTCGHRHWTVATARPWKLVEESSRAAGQDIPSVS from the coding sequence ATGAGCCTGCCGGGCGAGGCGGGCTTCCAGGCGTTCGACTGGCCGCGCCTGCTGCTGGGAGAAGGCGCCTCGGGTCTGCTGCTGCTGGAACTCGTCTTCCGGACCGGGGTCATCTTCCTGTGGCTGCTGTTCTTGCTGCGCGTGACCGGCAAGCGTGGCCTCGCGCAGCTCAGCCCGCTGGAGTTCGCCATCGTGATCGCGCTGGGATCGGCCGCCGGTGACCCCATGCTCTACACCGAGGTCCCGCTGCTCCAGGCCATGCTGGTGCTCGCGGCCGTGGTGGGACTGCAACGCGGCGTCTCCCGGTTGATGAACCGCTCCAGGAAGCTCGAGACTTTCGTGGACGGCGTCCCGATGGAATTGATGCGCGACGGGGTCATTCTGGACGGGGCGTTGCGCCGGTCTCAGCTGAGTCAGGAAGACCTGTTCGAGCGCCTCCGTCCCGAAGGGGTCGAGCAGCTCGGGCAGGTCCGGCGGGTCTACCTCGAACAGGGGGGGCACCTGTCCGTCTTCCTGTTGCCGGAGTCGCAGGTGCGGCCGGGGCTGCCTATCGTTCCTCCCTGGGACCTTCAGCCGCCACCCCCGGTGCCCGCCGGGTTCCGGGGACCTGTCGCTTGCCGACACTGCGGTCAGGTGGAGACCGGAGCAGGACCGGTCTGCACCTGTGGACACCGCCACTGGACGGTGGCGACGGCTCGTCCCTGGAAGCTGGTCGAGGAGTCCTCCCGTGCGGCCGGTCAGGACATCCCGTCGGTGAGCTGA
- a CDS encoding WD40 repeat domain-containing protein, with protein sequence MKSSLLAALLTLGAGASAATLPVERVLSAHTGWATGAALSPGGRHLALIARSAVYLTDLGSGRQTALSGHVGVVTGAAYTPDGQTLFTSGSDGTVRRWDAASGKRLSTLQACGLTPGAANSHEWATSLAVRSATDFTVSCAGTVQVWRGGGRIRTLPGDLTAYSRDGTRLAVSNGERPLKLYDARTFEVKAEFAPPRLAQPIDVFTTPGPPSALAFSPDGTRLAVAFSDSMPKVENFRAAVYDTGSGALLFELGGSPDLVQGLAYSPDGKTLAATGRSSAKLYDAGTGRELRRLQPPNTRIGVNAVAWTPDGRQVIATSTLRGAEVLDLSGRVSRTYSAPADMVPALAWNPAGTVLATGGMDGQILLWKGAAPLSRWPAHSGGATGLLGVNDLTFSPDGARVVSGGQDGTLRFWTSGGKRLTSIGLKSNTVGLPQFSTDGQTLLFGEGTALYLGSTARLLRKAEWPIQPITQALYQAAGQAGFLDPLRWRKQTGEAFWQFKGTGGSTFAARLLPDHRTVRELSAASNGTALSQYDALTGKMLRKVLPASTFGNAYTASFSADGGRFAFGKTDGTTELWSVDGRLNVRRLASFPGEGRVYKTAISPDGRFVAARGGESVTVYDVRRGAEVGTFRGLSASSSALAFAPDGTRLAVGSGTAQRGGTVTVFGVR encoded by the coding sequence ATGAAGTCAAGTCTTCTGGCGGCGCTCCTGACGCTGGGCGCTGGGGCGTCTGCGGCTACGCTCCCCGTCGAGCGGGTGCTCAGTGCTCACACCGGGTGGGCGACGGGCGCGGCCCTCTCGCCCGGTGGCCGGCACCTCGCCCTGATCGCGCGCTCGGCGGTGTACCTGACCGACCTCGGCAGCGGCCGGCAGACGGCGCTGAGCGGACACGTCGGCGTCGTGACGGGCGCGGCCTACACCCCCGACGGCCAGACCCTGTTCACCAGCGGCAGTGACGGCACGGTGCGGCGCTGGGACGCGGCCAGTGGGAAGCGCCTCTCCACCTTGCAGGCCTGCGGCCTCACGCCGGGCGCGGCGAACTCCCACGAATGGGCGACCTCGCTCGCAGTGCGTTCGGCCACCGACTTCACCGTGAGCTGCGCCGGCACCGTGCAGGTCTGGCGCGGCGGGGGGCGGATCCGGACCCTGCCGGGAGACCTGACCGCGTACAGCCGGGACGGCACCCGGCTGGCCGTCTCGAACGGGGAGCGGCCCCTGAAGCTCTACGACGCGCGGACCTTCGAGGTGAAGGCCGAATTCGCCCCGCCCCGGCTGGCCCAGCCCATCGACGTGTTCACCACGCCCGGCCCGCCGAGTGCGCTGGCCTTCTCGCCGGACGGGACCCGGCTCGCCGTGGCCTTCAGTGACAGCATGCCCAAGGTCGAGAACTTCCGGGCGGCGGTCTACGACACGGGCAGCGGAGCGTTGCTGTTCGAGCTGGGCGGTTCTCCGGACCTCGTGCAGGGCCTGGCCTACAGCCCCGACGGGAAGACGCTGGCCGCGACCGGGCGCAGCAGCGCCAAGCTGTACGACGCGGGCACGGGCCGGGAACTCCGGCGCCTCCAGCCCCCCAACACCCGCATCGGCGTGAACGCGGTGGCCTGGACCCCGGACGGCCGTCAGGTGATCGCCACCAGCACCCTCAGGGGCGCGGAGGTGCTGGACCTCTCCGGCCGGGTGAGCCGCACCTACAGCGCCCCGGCGGACATGGTGCCGGCCCTCGCCTGGAATCCGGCGGGCACCGTGCTGGCCACAGGGGGCATGGACGGCCAGATCCTGCTGTGGAAGGGCGCGGCCCCCCTGAGCCGCTGGCCGGCCCACTCGGGCGGCGCCACGGGGCTGCTCGGCGTCAACGACCTGACCTTCTCCCCGGACGGTGCCCGCGTGGTCTCCGGGGGGCAGGACGGGACCCTGCGCTTCTGGACCTCCGGCGGGAAGCGGCTCACCAGCATCGGCCTGAAGTCCAACACGGTGGGCCTGCCGCAGTTCTCCACGGACGGCCAGACCCTGCTGTTCGGGGAGGGGACGGCGCTCTACCTGGGGAGCACGGCCCGGCTGCTCCGGAAGGCGGAGTGGCCCATCCAGCCCATCACCCAGGCGCTGTACCAGGCCGCCGGGCAGGCCGGGTTCCTCGACCCACTGCGGTGGAGAAAGCAGACCGGGGAAGCCTTCTGGCAGTTCAAGGGAACCGGCGGCAGCACCTTTGCCGCGCGCCTCCTGCCTGATCACCGGACGGTGCGCGAACTGTCTGCGGCCTCGAACGGCACGGCCCTGAGCCAGTACGACGCGTTGACGGGAAAAATGCTCCGGAAGGTGCTTCCGGCCTCGACCTTCGGGAATGCGTACACCGCCTCGTTCAGCGCGGACGGGGGGCGCTTCGCCTTCGGAAAGACCGACGGCACCACCGAACTGTGGAGCGTGGACGGCCGGTTGAACGTGCGGCGCCTGGCCTCCTTTCCGGGGGAAGGCCGGGTGTACAAGACGGCGATCAGCCCGGACGGGCGGTTCGTCGCGGCGCGGGGCGGCGAGAGCGTCACCGTCTACGACGTGCGCCGGGGGGCCGAGGTCGGCACGTTCCGGGGCCTTTCGGCCTCTTCCTCCGCCCTGGCCTTCGCGCCGGACGGGACGCGGCTCGCGGTGGGCAGCGGCACCGCGCAGCGCGGCGGCACGGTGACGGTGTTCGGGGTCAGGTGA
- a CDS encoding ABC transporter substrate-binding protein yields MTPFAPPDWAYLDLRAALHARDGERGAHALRLEEAARWWGCSARTARRQLVRLDREGRLSYAPGRGRGHTSRVAFATGLRAELAALTGQLAQAGAAGDLARLSRLPFPRAWVLTDAARSVFGLSATPAGVDRLRTVLTRELTSLDPLHVSATAEAHLLTQVLDGLTRFDPETWTLQPHLAHHWSAAPDRLSWTFHLRKAVAFHHGRTLDAGDVRFTLERLRVGAPWFLPDLRDVAVLGPQTVRLHLARPDAFLPRRLADTQALILPRDVPFDETQPVGTGAFRWTPLDGGLRLTAFDAHFAGRPLIDEVELYRVGQGGHGHVRHYQVDGATDASVDDWQAEVGVQFLIWNGHRPAAQNAALRAALCELHDVSAFWRETGRADPLVPATSFFPRRSARRPSRPRSEARAAALVQQAAYTGPPLRLWVLDLPDPLAEGEWLVRRAARHGLAVELRPYPLAATPDRGDAADLVLLGEVAGGDEHLSFWTALRQPELLFRRLLPPEVLVEVDRELDGYRSAAQTFGDLEAILDRVEALLLGGHHVNLTHHRVKRRAVHPLIRDVFPDVYGRINLKRLWVGERSGPGRGALTAAGARAQEVSGA; encoded by the coding sequence ATGACCCCTTTTGCGCCGCCCGACTGGGCATACCTGGACTTGCGGGCGGCCCTGCACGCGCGGGACGGAGAGCGGGGCGCCCACGCCTTGCGGCTGGAAGAAGCCGCGCGCTGGTGGGGGTGCAGCGCCCGGACCGCCCGGCGCCAGCTCGTCCGGCTGGACCGGGAAGGGCGGCTGAGCTACGCCCCGGGGCGGGGCCGGGGCCACACCTCGCGCGTCGCCTTTGCCACGGGCCTGAGGGCCGAACTCGCGGCGTTGACCGGGCAGCTCGCCCAGGCCGGAGCCGCCGGGGACCTCGCCCGGCTCTCCCGCCTGCCTTTCCCGCGCGCCTGGGTTCTCACCGACGCGGCCCGCAGCGTCTTTGGCCTCAGCGCCACTCCGGCGGGGGTGGACCGGCTGCGGACTGTCCTGACCCGCGAGCTGACCAGCCTCGACCCCCTGCACGTCAGCGCGACCGCCGAGGCGCACCTGCTGACCCAGGTGCTCGACGGACTCACCCGCTTCGACCCGGAGACGTGGACGCTCCAGCCCCACCTCGCGCACCACTGGAGTGCCGCCCCGGACAGGCTGAGCTGGACCTTTCACCTGCGCAAGGCCGTGGCCTTTCACCACGGGCGAACCCTGGACGCCGGGGACGTGCGCTTTACCCTGGAGCGGCTCCGGGTGGGTGCCCCCTGGTTCCTGCCGGACCTGCGGGACGTGGCGGTCCTGGGTCCACAGACCGTACGGCTGCACCTCGCCCGGCCGGACGCCTTTTTGCCCCGGCGGCTGGCCGACACCCAGGCGCTGATCTTGCCGCGCGACGTGCCTTTCGACGAGACGCAGCCGGTGGGCACCGGGGCCTTTCGCTGGACCCCGCTGGACGGCGGCCTCCGCCTGACCGCGTTCGACGCCCATTTCGCGGGGCGACCCCTGATCGACGAGGTGGAGCTGTACCGGGTGGGGCAGGGCGGCCACGGCCACGTCCGGCACTACCAGGTCGACGGGGCCACGGACGCGTCGGTGGACGACTGGCAGGCCGAGGTCGGCGTGCAGTTCCTGATCTGGAACGGGCACCGGCCCGCTGCGCAGAACGCCGCGCTGCGGGCCGCCCTGTGCGAGTTGCACGACGTCTCGGCCTTCTGGCGGGAGACAGGCCGCGCGGACCCCCTGGTGCCCGCCACGTCGTTCTTTCCTCGCCGCAGCGCCCGCCGGCCGTCCCGCCCGCGCTCAGAGGCCCGCGCCGCCGCCCTCGTGCAGCAGGCCGCCTACACGGGGCCGCCCCTGCGCCTGTGGGTGCTGGACCTGCCCGACCCGCTGGCCGAGGGCGAGTGGCTGGTCCGGCGGGCCGCCCGCCACGGCCTCGCGGTCGAGCTGCGCCCCTATCCCCTCGCCGCCACGCCCGACCGGGGCGACGCCGCCGACCTCGTGCTGCTGGGAGAGGTGGCGGGAGGAGACGAGCACCTGTCGTTCTGGACCGCGCTGCGCCAGCCTGAACTGCTGTTCCGCCGCCTGCTGCCCCCGGAGGTGCTGGTGGAGGTGGACCGGGAACTGGACGGCTACCGCAGCGCGGCGCAGACCTTCGGGGACCTGGAGGCGATCCTCGACCGGGTGGAAGCCTTGCTGCTCGGGGGCCACCACGTGAACCTGACCCACCACCGGGTCAAGCGCCGGGCGGTGCACCCGCTGATCCGGGACGTGTTCCCGGACGTGTACGGACGCATCAACCTCAAGCGGCTGTGGGTGGGAGAGCGCTCAGGGCCTGGCCGGGGCGCCCTGACGGCGGCGGGGGCACGCGCCCAGGAGGTGTCCGGAGCCTGA